A section of the Pleuronectes platessa chromosome 7, fPlePla1.1, whole genome shotgun sequence genome encodes:
- the myod1 gene encoding myoblast determination protein 1 homolog, translating to MELSDISFPIPAADDFYDDPCFNTSDMHFFEDLDPRLVHVGLLKPDDSSSLSSSSPSSSSSSPSSLLHLHHHGDGEDDEHVRAPSGHHQAGRCLLWACKACKRKTTNADRRKAATMRERRRLSKVNDAFENLKRCTSANPNQRLPKVEILRNAISYIESLQALLRGGGQDDGFYPVMEPYSGDSDASSPRSNCSDGMTDFNGPTCQSNRRGGYDSSTYFSQTANGGQKSDRRSVVSSLDCLSSIVERISTDNNSLMPAADGPGSPPGDQTGETAAPGPPRLPSPTASQDPNLIYQVL from the exons ATGGAGCTGTCGGATATCTCTTTCCCCATCCCCGCGGCTGATGATTTCTATGATGACCCCTGCTTCAACACCAGCGACATGCACTTCTTCGAGGACCTGGACCCGCGGCTGGTCCATGTGGGCCTGCTGAAGCCGGACGACTCCTCCTCTTtatcctcatcctccccttcctcctcctcctcctcgccgtcctccctccttcacctccaccaccacggCGACGGGGAGGACGACGAGCACGTCCGCGCCCCCAGCGGGCACCACCAGGCGGGCCGCTGCCTACTCTGGGCCTGCAAGGCCTGCAAGCGGAAGACCACCAACGCGGACCGGCGGAAGGCGGCCACGATGCGGGAGCGCCGGCGGCTCAGCAAGGTCAACGACGCCTTCGAGAACTTGAAGCGCTGCACCTCGGCCAACCCCAACCAGCGGCTGCCCAAGGTGGAGATCCTGCGCAACGCCATCAGCTACATCGAGTCCCTGCAGGCGCTGCTGCGCGGCGGCGGCCAGGACGACGGTTTCTACCCGGTGATGGAGCCCTACAGCGGGGACTCGGACGCCTCCAGCCCCCGCTCCAACTGCTCCGACGGCATG aCGGATTTTAACGGGCCGACCTGTCAGTCCAACAGGAGAGGAGGTTATGATAGCAGCACTTATTTCTCCCAGACTGCAAACG GTGGTCAGAAGAGTGACCGCAGATCGGTGGTCTCCAGTCTCGACTGTCTGTCCAGCATTGTGGAGCGAATCTCCACTGACAACAACAGCTTGATGCCGGCTGCGGACGGCCCTGGGTCCCCGCCAGGCGACCAGACGGGGGAGACAGCAGCACCCGGACCCCCTCGGCTCCCCTCTCCGACTGCCAGCCAGGACCCCAACCTGATCTACCAAGTCCTATAG
- the tnnt3a gene encoding troponin T type 3a (skeletal, fast), whose product MSDTEEVDQVEAVEEEVVEEVEVAPEAAPEPEPEAEPEPEPEPEPEVEPEPEPEPEDEAEPEDAVEEEEEKPKFKPSAPKIPDGEKVDFDDIQKKRQNKDLVELQGLIDAHFEHRKKEEEELIALKDRIEKRRAERSEQQRVRSEKEKERQVKREEERRIREENDAKKKMDEDAKKKSALSSMGSNYSSHLQKADQKRGGKKETEREKKKKILAARRKQLNVDHLNEDKLKDKINELNEWMTQLESEKFDHMERLKRQKYEVTTLRKRVEELSKFSKKGAAARRRK is encoded by the exons ATGTCCGACACAGAAGAAGT TGATCAGGTCGAGG CTGTAGAAGAGGAGGTAGTAGAGGAGGTAGAGGTGGCCCCTGAGGCAGCCCCTGAGCCAGAGCCAGAGGCAGAACCAGAGCCAGAGCCAGAGCCAGAACCAGAGgtagaaccagaaccagaacctgaACCCGAGGATGAGGCTGAGCCTGAAG ACGCTGTTGAAGAGGAAG AGGAGAAGCCAAAGTTCAA GCCCAGCGCTCCAAAAATCCCAGATGGTGAGAAAGTGGACTTTGAT GACATCCAGAAGAAACGTCAGAACAAGGACCTGGTCGAGCTGCAGGGTCTGATCGATGCTCACTTTGAGCacaggaagaaggaggaggaggagctgattgCCCTCAAGGACAGGATT GAGAAGCGTCGTGCCGAGAGGTCCGAGCAGCAGAGGGTCCGTagtgagaaggaaaaggagcGCCAGGTCAAACGTGAG GAGGAAAGGCGGATCAGGGAGGAGAATGATGCCAAGAAGAAGATGGATGAGGATGCCAAGAAGAAGTCAGCTCTGTCCAGCATGGGCTCCAACTACAGCAGTCACCTGCAGAAA GCTGACCAGAAGAGAGGTGGAAAgaaagagactgagagagagaagaagaagaagatcctgGCCGCCAGGCGCAAGCAACTCAACGTTGACCATCTGAACGAAGACAAGCTGAA GGATAAGATCAATGAGCTGAACGAATGGATGACCCAGCTTGAGTCTGAGAAGTTCGACCATATGGAGAGACTGAAGAGGCAGAAGTATGAG GTTACAACCCTGCGTAAGAGAGTGGAGGAGCTCAGTAAATT cagcaagaagGGAGCCGCCGCCCGCCGCAGAAAGTAA